The following are encoded together in the Nocardioides sp. Arc9.136 genome:
- the arc gene encoding proteasome ATPase: MTSDIPSSGSSNPGGRSPEELASQVRFLEAEVGDLRRRLGDSPSHHRGLELRLADAQRSLAAVTSQNERLASTLREARDQIMKLKEEVDRLAQPPAGFGTFLARNDDDSIDVFTGGRKLRVNVSPSVDLDTLRRGQEVMLNEALNVVAALDFEQVGEVVMFKELLADGDRALVIANADEERVVRIAEPLREETIRAGDSLLLDSRAGYVYEKVPKSEVEELVLEEVPDIAYESIGGLGGQIEQIQDAVELPYLYPELFREHELKPPKGVLLYGPPGCGKTLIAKAVANSLAKKVAARHGVDGAGQEVKSYFLNIKGPELLNKYVGETERHIRLVFQRAREKASTGTPVIVFFDEMDSLFRTRGSGVSSDVENTIVPQLLSEIDGVELLENVLVIGASNREDMIDPAILRPGRLDVKIKIERPDAESARDIFSKYLTPNLPLHADDLAEFGGDREATVAGMIRATVERMYAETEENRFLEVTYANGDKEVLYFKDFNSGAMIQNIVDRAKKMAIKDLLDHEQRGLRIAHLLQACVDEFKENEDLPNTTNPDDWARISGKKGERIVFIRTLISGKQGTEPGRSIDTVSNTGQYL, from the coding sequence ATGACATCTGACATCCCTAGCTCAGGCAGCAGCAACCCGGGTGGACGCAGCCCGGAGGAGCTCGCGAGCCAGGTCCGCTTCCTGGAGGCCGAGGTCGGTGACCTCCGCCGCCGGCTCGGCGACTCCCCGTCGCACCACCGCGGCCTCGAGCTGCGCCTGGCCGACGCCCAGCGCTCGCTGGCGGCGGTGACGTCGCAGAACGAGCGCCTGGCCAGCACGCTGCGCGAGGCCCGCGACCAGATCATGAAGCTCAAGGAGGAGGTCGACCGGCTGGCCCAGCCGCCGGCCGGCTTCGGCACGTTCCTGGCCCGCAACGACGACGACTCGATCGACGTCTTCACCGGCGGGCGCAAGCTCCGGGTCAACGTCAGCCCCAGCGTTGACCTCGACACCCTGCGCCGCGGCCAGGAGGTCATGCTCAACGAGGCGCTGAACGTCGTCGCCGCGCTCGACTTCGAGCAGGTGGGTGAGGTCGTGATGTTCAAGGAGCTGCTCGCCGACGGCGATCGCGCGCTCGTCATCGCCAACGCCGACGAGGAGCGGGTCGTCCGGATCGCCGAGCCGCTGCGCGAGGAGACCATCCGGGCCGGCGACAGCCTCCTGCTGGACTCCCGCGCCGGCTACGTCTACGAGAAGGTCCCGAAGTCGGAGGTCGAGGAGCTCGTCCTCGAGGAGGTCCCCGACATCGCCTACGAGTCGATCGGTGGCCTCGGCGGCCAGATCGAGCAGATCCAGGACGCCGTCGAGCTGCCCTACCTCTACCCCGAGCTCTTCCGCGAGCACGAGCTCAAGCCGCCCAAGGGCGTGCTGCTCTACGGCCCTCCCGGCTGCGGCAAGACGCTCATCGCCAAGGCGGTCGCGAACTCGCTGGCCAAGAAGGTCGCCGCGCGGCACGGCGTCGACGGCGCCGGCCAGGAGGTGAAGTCCTACTTCCTCAACATCAAGGGCCCCGAGCTGCTGAACAAGTACGTCGGCGAGACCGAGCGGCACATCCGCCTGGTCTTCCAGCGGGCGCGGGAGAAGGCCAGCACCGGCACTCCGGTGATCGTGTTCTTCGACGAGATGGACTCGCTGTTCCGCACGCGTGGGTCGGGCGTCTCCTCCGACGTCGAGAACACCATCGTCCCGCAGCTGCTCAGCGAGATCGACGGCGTCGAGCTGCTCGAGAACGTCCTGGTCATCGGTGCCTCCAACCGCGAGGACATGATCGACCCGGCGATCCTGCGGCCCGGCCGGCTCGACGTGAAGATCAAGATCGAGCGGCCCGACGCCGAGTCCGCCCGCGACATCTTCTCCAAGTACCTCACGCCCAACCTGCCGCTGCACGCCGACGACCTGGCCGAGTTCGGCGGGGACCGGGAGGCGACCGTCGCCGGCATGATCCGGGCGACCGTCGAAAGGATGTACGCCGAGACCGAGGAGAACCGCTTCCTCGAGGTCACCTACGCCAACGGCGACAAGGAGGTCCTCTACTTCAAGGACTTCAACTCCGGCGCCATGATCCAGAACATCGTCGACCGCGCGAAGAAGATGGCGATCAAGGACCTGCTCGACCACGAGCAGCGTGGTCTGCGGATCGCGCACCTGCTGCAGGCGTGCGTGGACGAGTTCAAGGAGAACGAGGACCTCCCGAACACCACGAACCCCGACGACTGGGCGCGGATCTCGGGCAAGAAGGGCGAGCGGATCGTCTTCATCCGCACGCTCATCAGCGGGAAGCAGGGCACCGAGCCGGGTCGTTCGATCGACACCGTGTCCAACACCGGTCAGTACCTCTGA
- a CDS encoding aminoacyl-tRNA deacylase, with protein sequence MSEDQQLTGAERVAAAARRLGLEHEVVRHGPAASLAEAAVARGVEPRQLVKTMVVRVSAGDHRFLLVPGDRQISWPRLRALLAVNRLTMASADEAFEVTGYRRGTITPLGSRTALPVIADTRVRGRISVGAGEPGAGLSVDADDLVAAVGAQVADVTEPAGDGA encoded by the coding sequence GTGAGCGAGGACCAGCAGCTCACGGGGGCCGAGCGTGTCGCAGCGGCCGCCCGGCGGCTGGGGCTCGAGCACGAGGTGGTGCGGCACGGGCCGGCCGCGTCGCTGGCGGAGGCGGCCGTCGCCCGCGGCGTCGAGCCGCGACAGCTGGTGAAGACCATGGTGGTGCGGGTGTCGGCGGGTGACCACCGGTTCCTGCTGGTGCCCGGGGACCGGCAGATCTCCTGGCCCCGGCTGCGCGCGCTCCTCGCCGTCAACCGGCTGACGATGGCCTCCGCCGACGAGGCGTTCGAGGTGACCGGCTACCGCCGAGGGACGATCACCCCGCTGGGCAGCCGGACCGCGCTGCCTGTCATCGCCGACACCCGGGTGCGCGGACGGATCTCGGTCGGCGCCGGCGAGCCCGGCGCCGGGCTGTCGGTCGACGCCGACGACCTGGTCGCCGCGGTGGGCGCGCAGGTCGCCGACGTCACCGAACCGGCCGGCGACGGCGCCTAG
- a CDS encoding class I SAM-dependent methyltransferase — translation MGLWTERVVPHLTDRALAGADVTVLREAACEGLSGRVLEIGFGSGLNLPCYPTSVASVDAVEPSDVGWELSAGRRGAGRVPVRRAGLDGQRLDAPDASYDAALTTFTLCTVPDPAAALAEVRRVLRPGGALHLLEHGLAPDDRVARWQRRLDPVQRTVCGGCHLSRDVPALVEAAGLVVEELTEVGLPGPAVSRPWTHCFVGRAVAP, via the coding sequence ATGGGCCTGTGGACCGAGCGGGTCGTCCCGCACCTGACCGACCGGGCGCTCGCCGGCGCCGACGTGACCGTGCTGCGGGAGGCGGCCTGCGAGGGCCTGTCCGGGCGGGTCCTGGAGATCGGGTTCGGCAGCGGGCTCAACCTGCCCTGCTACCCCACGTCGGTGGCGTCGGTCGACGCGGTGGAGCCGTCCGACGTCGGCTGGGAGCTGTCGGCCGGGCGCCGTGGAGCGGGTCGGGTCCCGGTGCGCCGGGCCGGCCTCGACGGGCAGCGGCTCGACGCACCCGACGCGTCGTACGACGCCGCGTTGACGACCTTCACGCTGTGCACCGTCCCCGACCCCGCGGCCGCGCTGGCGGAGGTACGTCGCGTGCTGCGACCCGGCGGCGCGCTGCACCTCCTCGAGCACGGGTTGGCGCCGGACGACCGGGTGGCCCGGTGGCAGCGACGGCTCGACCCGGTGCAGCGGACGGTGTGCGGTGGGTGCCACCTCAGCCGCGACGTGCCCGCGCTCGTCGAGGCGGCCGGGCTGGTGGTGGAGGAGCTGACCGAGGTGGGGCTGCCCGGCCCCGCTGTGAGCCGGCCCTGGACCCACTGCTTCGTCGGCCGGGCGGTGGCGCCGTGA